A genomic stretch from Erigeron canadensis isolate Cc75 chromosome 9, C_canadensis_v1, whole genome shotgun sequence includes:
- the LOC122581038 gene encoding peptidyl-prolyl cis-trans isomerase CYP95 isoform X2, with translation MAKKNPLVYLDVSIDGDPAERLVFELFSDIVPKTAENFRALCTGEKGNSQKTGRPLHYKGSFFHRIIKGSMAQGGDFYKRDGSYGESIYGGKFPDESSKLKHDAPGLLTMAVGDRDSRGSLFNVTFGANRHLDRKHVIFGKLVQGIDVLRKIENVGDEDGRPSVTVKIIYCGEISESENQSSDKKAASKKLGKDVSSEVHSHEVRKKGKHKKLSKERKKKRKRYSSSESDSSSDMESDSSDSEDDSESSESDSSSFSSDLSSSSDDRRKRKKRSSRRDRHKRKRRDRRREKKRRKRDKKSKRRSKRTSDNGDGSASESEHEAEDNGDAKKPNQKHNNLAKNADGNQALSTEAEDGTVRHKTGDGYDAHEREEGEYPKENGDRPSNGVDFVKVAERPDVVDDQPHNSRSPRRALSKSMSISPKRSPSASPRRNLSRSPSVSGSPRRATILKNRSLSRSRSPVRSDSISKSPLRSISRSPVRGQNVRSISPSPVRSRDPKSVSRSPTPPPRTSSRKSSRKSVSRSPVRSSRRSYSRSPVRSSKRSLSRSSGRAPLRRSPSRSPVRASLRGSRRSYSRSPVGGRRGRSPLGDRGRSLSRSASPNGSPKRIRRGRGFSNRYSYARRYHSPDRSPVRPYRYGRSDRDRYSSYRRRSPLRDRSPPRYRGRRSRTRSPSVSRSPVRYRRRYSRSRSPVETSRYRPSPPVERRRAPRSRTPPSRSRSPYEPTSSPSPSPRKTSKSKSKSKSLSRSRSRSPSRSPPAKKGLVSYGDGSPDSGQK, from the exons GGTGGTGATTTTTATAAACGTGATG GAAGTTATGGAGAGAGCATATATGGTGGCAAGTTTCCAG ATGAATCCTCGAAGCTGAAACATGATGCACCTGGCCTCTTAACTATGGCAGTTGGAGATCGTGATTCACGTGGCTCTTTATTTAACGTGACCTTTGGCGCAAATCGCCATCTTGATAG GAAACATGTTATTTTTGGAAAGCTTGTTCAAGGAATTGATGTACTGCGAAAGATCGAAAATGTGGGCGATGAAGATGGAAGACCGTCCGTGACTGTGAAGATCATCTATTGTGGCGAAATAAGCGAGAGTGAGAATCAAAGCTCTG ATAAGAAGGCAGCTAGCAAAAAGTTGGGTAAAGATGTTTCGTCCGAGGTTCACAGCCATGAAGTACGGAAAAAgggtaaacataaaaaattatcaaaagagcgaaagaagaagagaaaaagatATTCTTCATCCGAATCAGATAGTTCTTCAGACATGGAGTCAGATTCATCCGATTCGGAGGATGATTCTGAATCATCCGAATCAGATAGTTCTTCATTCTCATCTGATCTGAGCTCTTCAAGTGATGATAGGCGTAAGAGAAAGAAGAGATCGTCTAGAAGGGATCGGCACAAACGCAAAAGAAGGGATAGAAGGCGTGAAAAGAAACGGAGGAAGCGAGATAAGAAGTCTAAACGACGATCAAAAAG GACATCTGATAATGGCGATGGTAGTGCAAGTGAAAGTGAACACGAAGCCGAGGATAACGGTGATGCTAAAAAACCTAATCAGAAGCATAACAACTTGGCTAAGAACGCTG ATGGAAATCAAGCTCTGTCAACTGAAGCTGAAGATGGCACTGTTCGTCACAAAACAGGAGATGGATATGATGCACATGAAAGGGAGGAGGGTGAATACCCGAAAGAAAACGGTGATCGGCCGAGCAATGGTGTCGATTTTGTGAAGGTAGCTGAAAGACCTGATGTAGTAGATGACCAACCACACAATTCCAG AAGTCCTCGAAGGGCCTTGAGCAAGAGCATGAGTATCAGTCCTAAGAGGAGCCCTAGTGCAAGCCCAAGGCGCAATCTAAGCAGGAGCCCGAGTGTCAGTGGTTCTCCCAGACGTGCCACCATACTCAAAAACCGTAGTCTGAGCCGAAGCCGCAGCCCAGTTAGAAGCGACAGTATCAGCAAGAGTCCACTTAGAAGCATTAGCAGAAGTCCAGTGAGGGGACAAAATGTACGAAGCATTAGCCCAAGCCCAGTTAGATCGCGAGATCCTAAAAGTGTTAGCAGGAGTCCCACACCACCACCACGAACATCTTCAAGGAAGTCCTCAAGGAAGTCGGTTAGCAGAAGTCCTGTTAGATCTTCGAGAAGAAGTTATAGCAGAAGCCCAGTGAGATCCTCGAAACGAAGCTTGAGCAGAAGCTCTGGCAGGGCCCCGCTGAGGAGGAGCCCTAGTAGGAGTCCTGTCAGAGCATCTTTGAGGGGTAGTAGGCGCAGTTATTCTAGGAGCCCTGTTGGTGGTCGTAGGGGCAGATCACCTTTAGGTGATCGTGGAAGGAGCCTATCTAGAAGTGCTTCACCTAATGGGTCACCCAAACGTATTAGAAGGGGTAGGGGTTTTAGTAATCGGTATTCTTATGCGCGTAGATACCATTCTCCTGATCGCTCTCCAGTTAGACCTTATCGGTATGGCAGGAGCGACCGTGACAG GTATTCAAGCTATAGGCGCCGCAGCCCACTGAGAGACAGAAGTCCGCCCAG GTATAGAGGTAGAAGAAGTAGAACCCGAAGTCCAAGCGTATCACGCAGCCCAGTGCGTTATCGTCGCCGTTACAGTCGCAGTCGCTCTCCTGTTGAGACATCAAGATACAGGCCATCTCCTCCAGTTGAAAGGAGAAGGGCACCTCGTAGCAGAACGCCGCCCTCTCGAAGCAGGAGCCCATATGAACCCACGTCTTCACCCTCACCGTCTCCAAGAAAAACCAGCAAGTCAAAGTCGAAGTCAAAATCCTTATCTAGATCAAGGTCTAGGTCACCTTCGAGAAGCCCGCCTGCTAAGAAAGGACTCGTCTCTTATGGAGATGGTTCTCCCGACTCTGGTCAGAAGTAA
- the LOC122581038 gene encoding peptidyl-prolyl cis-trans isomerase CYP95 isoform X1 gives MAKKNPLVYLDVSIDGDPAERLVFELFSDIVPKTAENFRALCTGEKGNSQKTGRPLHYKGSFFHRIIKGSMAQGGDFYKRDGSYGESIYGGKFPDESSKLKHDAPGLLTMAVGDRDSRGSLFNVTFGANRHLDRKHVIFGKLVQGIDVLRKIENVGDEDGRPSVTVKIIYCGEISESENQSSGMGDEVSHKKAASKKLGKDVSSEVHSHEVRKKGKHKKLSKERKKKRKRYSSSESDSSSDMESDSSDSEDDSESSESDSSSFSSDLSSSSDDRRKRKKRSSRRDRHKRKRRDRRREKKRRKRDKKSKRRSKRTSDNGDGSASESEHEAEDNGDAKKPNQKHNNLAKNADGNQALSTEAEDGTVRHKTGDGYDAHEREEGEYPKENGDRPSNGVDFVKVAERPDVVDDQPHNSRSPRRALSKSMSISPKRSPSASPRRNLSRSPSVSGSPRRATILKNRSLSRSRSPVRSDSISKSPLRSISRSPVRGQNVRSISPSPVRSRDPKSVSRSPTPPPRTSSRKSSRKSVSRSPVRSSRRSYSRSPVRSSKRSLSRSSGRAPLRRSPSRSPVRASLRGSRRSYSRSPVGGRRGRSPLGDRGRSLSRSASPNGSPKRIRRGRGFSNRYSYARRYHSPDRSPVRPYRYGRSDRDRYSSYRRRSPLRDRSPPRYRGRRSRTRSPSVSRSPVRYRRRYSRSRSPVETSRYRPSPPVERRRAPRSRTPPSRSRSPYEPTSSPSPSPRKTSKSKSKSKSLSRSRSRSPSRSPPAKKGLVSYGDGSPDSGQK, from the exons GGTGGTGATTTTTATAAACGTGATG GAAGTTATGGAGAGAGCATATATGGTGGCAAGTTTCCAG ATGAATCCTCGAAGCTGAAACATGATGCACCTGGCCTCTTAACTATGGCAGTTGGAGATCGTGATTCACGTGGCTCTTTATTTAACGTGACCTTTGGCGCAAATCGCCATCTTGATAG GAAACATGTTATTTTTGGAAAGCTTGTTCAAGGAATTGATGTACTGCGAAAGATCGAAAATGTGGGCGATGAAGATGGAAGACCGTCCGTGACTGTGAAGATCATCTATTGTGGCGAAATAAGCGAGAGTGAGAATCAAAGCTCTGGTATGGGGGATGAAGTTTCTC ATAAGAAGGCAGCTAGCAAAAAGTTGGGTAAAGATGTTTCGTCCGAGGTTCACAGCCATGAAGTACGGAAAAAgggtaaacataaaaaattatcaaaagagcgaaagaagaagagaaaaagatATTCTTCATCCGAATCAGATAGTTCTTCAGACATGGAGTCAGATTCATCCGATTCGGAGGATGATTCTGAATCATCCGAATCAGATAGTTCTTCATTCTCATCTGATCTGAGCTCTTCAAGTGATGATAGGCGTAAGAGAAAGAAGAGATCGTCTAGAAGGGATCGGCACAAACGCAAAAGAAGGGATAGAAGGCGTGAAAAGAAACGGAGGAAGCGAGATAAGAAGTCTAAACGACGATCAAAAAG GACATCTGATAATGGCGATGGTAGTGCAAGTGAAAGTGAACACGAAGCCGAGGATAACGGTGATGCTAAAAAACCTAATCAGAAGCATAACAACTTGGCTAAGAACGCTG ATGGAAATCAAGCTCTGTCAACTGAAGCTGAAGATGGCACTGTTCGTCACAAAACAGGAGATGGATATGATGCACATGAAAGGGAGGAGGGTGAATACCCGAAAGAAAACGGTGATCGGCCGAGCAATGGTGTCGATTTTGTGAAGGTAGCTGAAAGACCTGATGTAGTAGATGACCAACCACACAATTCCAG AAGTCCTCGAAGGGCCTTGAGCAAGAGCATGAGTATCAGTCCTAAGAGGAGCCCTAGTGCAAGCCCAAGGCGCAATCTAAGCAGGAGCCCGAGTGTCAGTGGTTCTCCCAGACGTGCCACCATACTCAAAAACCGTAGTCTGAGCCGAAGCCGCAGCCCAGTTAGAAGCGACAGTATCAGCAAGAGTCCACTTAGAAGCATTAGCAGAAGTCCAGTGAGGGGACAAAATGTACGAAGCATTAGCCCAAGCCCAGTTAGATCGCGAGATCCTAAAAGTGTTAGCAGGAGTCCCACACCACCACCACGAACATCTTCAAGGAAGTCCTCAAGGAAGTCGGTTAGCAGAAGTCCTGTTAGATCTTCGAGAAGAAGTTATAGCAGAAGCCCAGTGAGATCCTCGAAACGAAGCTTGAGCAGAAGCTCTGGCAGGGCCCCGCTGAGGAGGAGCCCTAGTAGGAGTCCTGTCAGAGCATCTTTGAGGGGTAGTAGGCGCAGTTATTCTAGGAGCCCTGTTGGTGGTCGTAGGGGCAGATCACCTTTAGGTGATCGTGGAAGGAGCCTATCTAGAAGTGCTTCACCTAATGGGTCACCCAAACGTATTAGAAGGGGTAGGGGTTTTAGTAATCGGTATTCTTATGCGCGTAGATACCATTCTCCTGATCGCTCTCCAGTTAGACCTTATCGGTATGGCAGGAGCGACCGTGACAG GTATTCAAGCTATAGGCGCCGCAGCCCACTGAGAGACAGAAGTCCGCCCAG GTATAGAGGTAGAAGAAGTAGAACCCGAAGTCCAAGCGTATCACGCAGCCCAGTGCGTTATCGTCGCCGTTACAGTCGCAGTCGCTCTCCTGTTGAGACATCAAGATACAGGCCATCTCCTCCAGTTGAAAGGAGAAGGGCACCTCGTAGCAGAACGCCGCCCTCTCGAAGCAGGAGCCCATATGAACCCACGTCTTCACCCTCACCGTCTCCAAGAAAAACCAGCAAGTCAAAGTCGAAGTCAAAATCCTTATCTAGATCAAGGTCTAGGTCACCTTCGAGAAGCCCGCCTGCTAAGAAAGGACTCGTCTCTTATGGAGATGGTTCTCCCGACTCTGGTCAGAAGTAA
- the LOC122581038 gene encoding peptidyl-prolyl cis-trans isomerase CYP95 isoform X3 — protein MAVGDRDSRGSLFNVTFGANRHLDRKHVIFGKLVQGIDVLRKIENVGDEDGRPSVTVKIIYCGEISESENQSSGMGDEVSHKKAASKKLGKDVSSEVHSHEVRKKGKHKKLSKERKKKRKRYSSSESDSSSDMESDSSDSEDDSESSESDSSSFSSDLSSSSDDRRKRKKRSSRRDRHKRKRRDRRREKKRRKRDKKSKRRSKRTSDNGDGSASESEHEAEDNGDAKKPNQKHNNLAKNADGNQALSTEAEDGTVRHKTGDGYDAHEREEGEYPKENGDRPSNGVDFVKVAERPDVVDDQPHNSRSPRRALSKSMSISPKRSPSASPRRNLSRSPSVSGSPRRATILKNRSLSRSRSPVRSDSISKSPLRSISRSPVRGQNVRSISPSPVRSRDPKSVSRSPTPPPRTSSRKSSRKSVSRSPVRSSRRSYSRSPVRSSKRSLSRSSGRAPLRRSPSRSPVRASLRGSRRSYSRSPVGGRRGRSPLGDRGRSLSRSASPNGSPKRIRRGRGFSNRYSYARRYHSPDRSPVRPYRYGRSDRDRYSSYRRRSPLRDRSPPRYRGRRSRTRSPSVSRSPVRYRRRYSRSRSPVETSRYRPSPPVERRRAPRSRTPPSRSRSPYEPTSSPSPSPRKTSKSKSKSKSLSRSRSRSPSRSPPAKKGLVSYGDGSPDSGQK, from the exons ATGGCAGTTGGAGATCGTGATTCACGTGGCTCTTTATTTAACGTGACCTTTGGCGCAAATCGCCATCTTGATAG GAAACATGTTATTTTTGGAAAGCTTGTTCAAGGAATTGATGTACTGCGAAAGATCGAAAATGTGGGCGATGAAGATGGAAGACCGTCCGTGACTGTGAAGATCATCTATTGTGGCGAAATAAGCGAGAGTGAGAATCAAAGCTCTGGTATGGGGGATGAAGTTTCTC ATAAGAAGGCAGCTAGCAAAAAGTTGGGTAAAGATGTTTCGTCCGAGGTTCACAGCCATGAAGTACGGAAAAAgggtaaacataaaaaattatcaaaagagcgaaagaagaagagaaaaagatATTCTTCATCCGAATCAGATAGTTCTTCAGACATGGAGTCAGATTCATCCGATTCGGAGGATGATTCTGAATCATCCGAATCAGATAGTTCTTCATTCTCATCTGATCTGAGCTCTTCAAGTGATGATAGGCGTAAGAGAAAGAAGAGATCGTCTAGAAGGGATCGGCACAAACGCAAAAGAAGGGATAGAAGGCGTGAAAAGAAACGGAGGAAGCGAGATAAGAAGTCTAAACGACGATCAAAAAG GACATCTGATAATGGCGATGGTAGTGCAAGTGAAAGTGAACACGAAGCCGAGGATAACGGTGATGCTAAAAAACCTAATCAGAAGCATAACAACTTGGCTAAGAACGCTG ATGGAAATCAAGCTCTGTCAACTGAAGCTGAAGATGGCACTGTTCGTCACAAAACAGGAGATGGATATGATGCACATGAAAGGGAGGAGGGTGAATACCCGAAAGAAAACGGTGATCGGCCGAGCAATGGTGTCGATTTTGTGAAGGTAGCTGAAAGACCTGATGTAGTAGATGACCAACCACACAATTCCAG AAGTCCTCGAAGGGCCTTGAGCAAGAGCATGAGTATCAGTCCTAAGAGGAGCCCTAGTGCAAGCCCAAGGCGCAATCTAAGCAGGAGCCCGAGTGTCAGTGGTTCTCCCAGACGTGCCACCATACTCAAAAACCGTAGTCTGAGCCGAAGCCGCAGCCCAGTTAGAAGCGACAGTATCAGCAAGAGTCCACTTAGAAGCATTAGCAGAAGTCCAGTGAGGGGACAAAATGTACGAAGCATTAGCCCAAGCCCAGTTAGATCGCGAGATCCTAAAAGTGTTAGCAGGAGTCCCACACCACCACCACGAACATCTTCAAGGAAGTCCTCAAGGAAGTCGGTTAGCAGAAGTCCTGTTAGATCTTCGAGAAGAAGTTATAGCAGAAGCCCAGTGAGATCCTCGAAACGAAGCTTGAGCAGAAGCTCTGGCAGGGCCCCGCTGAGGAGGAGCCCTAGTAGGAGTCCTGTCAGAGCATCTTTGAGGGGTAGTAGGCGCAGTTATTCTAGGAGCCCTGTTGGTGGTCGTAGGGGCAGATCACCTTTAGGTGATCGTGGAAGGAGCCTATCTAGAAGTGCTTCACCTAATGGGTCACCCAAACGTATTAGAAGGGGTAGGGGTTTTAGTAATCGGTATTCTTATGCGCGTAGATACCATTCTCCTGATCGCTCTCCAGTTAGACCTTATCGGTATGGCAGGAGCGACCGTGACAG GTATTCAAGCTATAGGCGCCGCAGCCCACTGAGAGACAGAAGTCCGCCCAG GTATAGAGGTAGAAGAAGTAGAACCCGAAGTCCAAGCGTATCACGCAGCCCAGTGCGTTATCGTCGCCGTTACAGTCGCAGTCGCTCTCCTGTTGAGACATCAAGATACAGGCCATCTCCTCCAGTTGAAAGGAGAAGGGCACCTCGTAGCAGAACGCCGCCCTCTCGAAGCAGGAGCCCATATGAACCCACGTCTTCACCCTCACCGTCTCCAAGAAAAACCAGCAAGTCAAAGTCGAAGTCAAAATCCTTATCTAGATCAAGGTCTAGGTCACCTTCGAGAAGCCCGCCTGCTAAGAAAGGACTCGTCTCTTATGGAGATGGTTCTCCCGACTCTGGTCAGAAGTAA